Proteins from a genomic interval of Methanoplanus endosymbiosus:
- a CDS encoding chemotaxis protein CheW, giving the protein MAEMKDVVQFEIGGVQYALDIHISREIVEMMPITPVPRAPVHIAGIINLRGEITNILNLNFLMGLPAGNKAENQKIIVLVPEAANGSNVGLIVDDVQSVLQVSEDDIDQMDETMSKEAYVKGIIKMGKGKEKDENKDLVIWIDIAKILSDTLTETEL; this is encoded by the coding sequence ATGGCTGAGATGAAAGATGTAGTTCAGTTTGAGATTGGAGGAGTACAGTACGCACTTGATATCCACATCTCACGCGAGATTGTCGAGATGATGCCTATAACTCCGGTTCCAAGAGCACCGGTACATATTGCAGGCATAATAAACCTCAGAGGAGAGATAACCAATATTTTAAACCTCAATTTCCTGATGGGTCTTCCCGCCGGAAATAAGGCAGAAAACCAGAAGATAATCGTCCTTGTTCCGGAAGCCGCAAACGGTTCAAATGTGGGCCTTATTGTGGATGATGTCCAGAGCGTGCTTCAGGTATCTGAGGATGACATCGACCAGATGGATGAGACGATGTCAAAGGAGGCATATGTAAAAGGCATCATCAAAATGGGGAAGGGAAAGGAGAAAGACGAAAACAAGGATCTTGTAATCTGGATCGATATTGCCAAGATATTATCTGACACTCTTACAGAAACTGAACTCTGA
- a CDS encoding methyl-accepting chemotaxis protein has product MAFNEFEKTVEEYIKNRGITLIDAEKCEGEEKKYAQLFNSLVEEVGKNESKYNKEQRESERLQKRTGALLDFNPQGITVLAADKHRIHLNKEYERIWRGTYDELMAKKLYDFDITITAGADFYASYETKKNEISDMEIKWPNREVTYLRLFQTPILNNKGEIDVNYYIYQDLTEQVEKMNDIKKLEEQSKAIVQENPMPIVLWNKDMTVRETNKAFIKISGFSELEAENLTIRDFRYINQAGKSIAQTIETKKASHGEATIEFPAGIKTVERYNIPLMDENGMVDSVLTVYNDITALREEINNSEKLQKRAEAFLKDNPQGITVLASDKHRIDLNKEYERIWRGTYDELMAKKLYDFDIKVTGGDDFYASYETKRKAVSDLEIKWQNGEISYLRLFQTPILDENGNIDVNYYIYQDLTEHTNELKEVQKLQKRADTFLKDNPQAITVLAPDKHRLDLNKEYERAWHGTYDELMAKKLYDFDIDVTGDDFYASYETKRKAVSDLEIRWPDQTKSYLRLFQTPILDENGNIDVNYYIYQDRTAEVSQNLYMDREVKNIAADLEAIAEGRPEDMKLEVAEADSYTREIRDQFLEITSSIGDVNESLAKLLADINALVKAGENGELNFSADSGKYQGAYIDIIEGVNSLLVTAAVPVNESLKICDSFADADFTARFSDDIKVKGDFLRLKEALNNIGINVSENVKKSVDVTRQIAVNSDEVGKGTDEVAKAAEAVANTSQKAADLTKDLLINIEDINRQIADLSASNEEIASTSQEVFNAANNVVEIGKEAQGLGNDANAKMGHVERIAKESVNEINELTEKVKEVSNVVKLINDITGQINLLALNAAIEAARAGEHGRGFAVVAGEVKNLAGEARAAADSIGSVVSMVQTSSEKTANAINNANNEIVDGVGSVTKTIEVLNTIIKNAGQVTTDIGEITRAIEDQANISNNVVRSVDSGTEKTKEVRREAEELAALAEEASASVEEIGSAIHEVNALVKDLNTANAKFKY; this is encoded by the coding sequence ATGGCATTTAATGAATTTGAAAAAACAGTTGAAGAGTATATCAAAAACAGGGGAATTACCCTTATTGATGCAGAAAAATGCGAAGGTGAAGAGAAAAAATACGCTCAGCTCTTCAACAGTCTGGTGGAAGAGGTCGGGAAAAATGAAAGTAAATACAATAAAGAACAGAGAGAATCCGAAAGGCTTCAGAAACGTACAGGGGCACTTTTAGATTTCAACCCGCAGGGAATTACCGTCCTCGCTGCTGACAAACACAGAATACACCTAAACAAAGAGTACGAACGTATATGGCGTGGAACATATGATGAACTGATGGCAAAGAAACTCTACGATTTTGACATAACCATCACAGCCGGAGCAGATTTCTATGCATCATATGAGACAAAAAAGAATGAAATCTCAGATATGGAGATTAAATGGCCAAACAGAGAAGTTACTTACTTAAGACTATTCCAGACACCAATTCTCAACAATAAAGGTGAGATTGATGTCAACTATTACATCTACCAGGACTTAACCGAACAGGTTGAGAAGATGAATGACATCAAAAAACTGGAGGAGCAGTCCAAAGCAATTGTTCAGGAAAACCCGATGCCCATTGTCCTCTGGAATAAGGACATGACAGTCAGGGAGACAAATAAAGCATTTATTAAAATCAGTGGTTTTTCAGAGCTGGAAGCAGAAAATCTCACTATCCGGGATTTCAGGTATATAAACCAGGCAGGAAAATCAATTGCACAGACAATTGAGACAAAGAAGGCAAGCCACGGCGAAGCCACAATAGAATTCCCTGCCGGAATTAAAACAGTTGAGAGATACAACATTCCGCTTATGGATGAAAACGGCATGGTTGACTCTGTTTTAACGGTTTACAACGATATAACGGCGTTAAGGGAAGAGATAAACAACTCTGAAAAACTTCAGAAGCGTGCGGAGGCATTCTTAAAGGACAACCCTCAGGGAATAACCGTTCTTGCATCCGACAAGCACAGAATTGACCTGAATAAAGAATATGAGCGTATATGGCGTGGAACATACGATGAACTGATGGCAAAGAAGCTCTATGACTTTGACATCAAAGTTACGGGCGGTGACGACTTCTATGCCTCATATGAGACAAAGAGAAAGGCAGTCTCAGACCTTGAGATTAAATGGCAGAACGGCGAAATTTCCTACCTCAGGCTCTTCCAGACACCAATCCTTGACGAAAACGGCAATATTGATGTAAACTACTACATCTACCAGGACCTGACAGAGCATACAAATGAATTAAAAGAGGTCCAGAAGCTGCAGAAGCGTGCAGATACTTTCTTAAAAGACAACCCACAGGCAATAACTGTCCTTGCTCCGGACAAGCACAGGCTTGATTTAAATAAGGAGTATGAGAGGGCATGGCATGGAACATACGACGAACTGATGGCAAAGAAACTCTATGACTTTGACATTGACGTTACAGGTGATGACTTCTATGCCTCATATGAGACAAAAAGAAAGGCAGTATCCGACCTTGAGATCAGGTGGCCTGACCAGACAAAGTCCTACCTCAGACTGTTCCAGACACCGATTCTTGATGAGAACGGCAACATTGACGTAAATTACTATATCTACCAGGACAGAACAGCCGAAGTTTCACAGAACCTTTACATGGACAGAGAGGTTAAAAATATTGCAGCAGACCTTGAAGCCATTGCAGAGGGAAGACCGGAGGATATGAAGCTTGAAGTTGCTGAAGCTGACAGTTACACAAGAGAGATCAGAGATCAGTTCCTTGAGATTACATCCTCAATAGGAGATGTAAACGAAAGCCTCGCCAAACTTTTAGCCGACATTAATGCTCTTGTCAAAGCAGGAGAAAACGGAGAACTCAACTTCAGTGCAGATTCAGGCAAATATCAGGGTGCATATATTGACATAATCGAAGGAGTAAACAGCCTTCTTGTAACAGCCGCAGTGCCGGTGAATGAATCCTTAAAGATCTGTGACAGCTTTGCGGATGCTGACTTTACTGCAAGATTCTCTGATGATATTAAGGTAAAAGGGGACTTTTTGAGGCTTAAAGAGGCACTCAACAACATCGGAATAAATGTATCTGAAAATGTGAAGAAGTCTGTCGATGTTACAAGGCAGATTGCAGTTAACTCTGATGAAGTAGGAAAAGGAACTGATGAAGTAGCAAAGGCCGCAGAAGCGGTTGCGAACACAAGCCAGAAGGCAGCAGACCTGACAAAAGATCTCCTGATAAATATCGAGGATATAAACCGGCAGATTGCGGACCTTTCAGCATCAAACGAAGAGATTGCAAGCACCTCACAGGAAGTATTCAATGCTGCAAACAACGTTGTCGAGATAGGCAAAGAGGCACAGGGACTTGGAAATGATGCCAATGCCAAGATGGGCCACGTTGAAAGAATAGCAAAAGAGAGTGTTAATGAGATAAATGAGCTGACTGAGAAGGTAAAAGAGGTCAGCAATGTTGTTAAGCTGATAAACGACATCACCGGCCAGATTAACCTCCTTGCACTCAATGCTGCCATTGAAGCAGCACGTGCGGGAGAACACGGACGTGGCTTTGCAGTAGTTGCCGGAGAGGTCAAAAACCTCGCAGGAGAGGCAAGGGCAGCAGCAGATTCAATAGGAAGCGTTGTTTCGATGGTTCAGACAAGCAGTGAAAAGACTGCAAATGCAATCAATAACGCCAACAATGAGATCGTTGACGGTGTCGGAAGTGTCACAAAAACCATTGAGGTACTCAATACCATCATTAAAAATGCAGGACAGGTCACAACCGATATAGGCGAGATCACAAGAGCTATTGAGGATCAGGCAAACATATCAAACAATGTTGTAAGATCAGTTGACAGCGGAACCGAGAAGACAAAAGAGGTCCGGAGAGAAGCAGAGGAACTTGCAGCCCTTGCAGAAGAGGCAAGCGCCTCTGTGGAAGAGATTGGAAGTGCAATACATGAAGTAAATGCACTTGTAAAGGATCTCAATACAGCAAATGCTAAATTTAAGTACTGA
- a CDS encoding chemotaxis protein CheW, with product MAEMKDVVQFEIGGVQYALDIHISREIVEMMPITPVPRAPAHIAGIINLRGEITNILNLNCLMGLPPGNEAENQKIIVLVSEAANGSNVGLIVDDVQSVLQVSEDDIDQMDETMSKEAYVKGIIKIGKEGDENKDLVIWIDIAKILEDTLVEN from the coding sequence ATGGCTGAAATGAAGGATGTAGTGCAGTTTGAGATTGGAGGAGTGCAGTATGCACTTGACATCCATATCTCACGTGAGATTGTCGAGATGATGCCAATTACTCCGGTTCCAAGGGCACCGGCACATATTGCAGGGATTATCAACCTGAGAGGAGAGATAACCAATATCTTAAACCTCAACTGTTTGATGGGACTCCCTCCCGGAAATGAGGCAGAAAACCAGAAGATAATCGTCCTTGTATCCGAGGCTGCAAACGGCTCCAATGTCGGACTCATTGTCGATGATGTACAGAGTGTGCTACAGGTATCTGAAGATGACATTGATCAGATGGATGAAACAATGTCAAAGGAAGCATATGTGAAGGGTATTATCAAAATAGGAAAGGAAGGGGATGAAAACAAGGATCTTGTCATATGGATTGACATCGCCAAAATCCTTGAAGATACCCTGGTTGAGAACTAA